A window of Psychromonas sp. CNPT3 contains these coding sequences:
- the lpdA gene encoding dihydrolipoyl dehydrogenase — translation MSKEIKAQVVVLGSGPAGYSAAFRAADLGLETVLVEKFSTLGGVCLNVGCIPSKALLHVSKVIEESKALAAHGVLFGEPTTDIDKIRIWKDKVVTQLTGGLQGMAKMRQVTTVTGFGKFTGPNTLVVEGEDGQTTITFDNAIIAAGSRPVKLPFIPHDDSRVWDSTDALELRCVPKRLLVLGGGIIGLEMGTVYKSLGSDVDVVEFADQLVPAADKDIVQIYTKKVKNKFNIMLETKVTAVEAKEDALYVSFEGKNAPAEAKAYDAVLVAVGRVPNGLSLDAEKAGITVTDRGFIEVDKQMLTNVAHIHAIGDVVGQPMLAHKGVHEGHVAAEVISGKKHYFDPKTIPSIAYTEPEMAWVGLTEREAKEQGINYEKSVFPWAASGRAIASDCADGMTKLIFNKDTHRIIGGAIVGTNAGELLGEIGLAIEMGCDAEDIALTIHAHPTLHESVGLAAEIYEGSITDLPNAKAVKRKK, via the coding sequence ATGAGTAAAGAAATTAAAGCACAAGTTGTTGTATTAGGATCGGGCCCTGCGGGTTATTCTGCTGCTTTTCGTGCTGCAGATTTAGGCTTAGAAACCGTTTTAGTTGAAAAATTTAGCACCTTAGGTGGTGTTTGTTTAAACGTGGGTTGTATCCCATCAAAAGCTTTATTGCACGTGTCTAAAGTAATTGAAGAATCAAAAGCATTGGCTGCGCATGGCGTTTTATTTGGTGAACCAACGACAGATATTGATAAAATTCGTATTTGGAAAGATAAAGTAGTTACCCAGTTAACGGGTGGATTACAAGGCATGGCTAAAATGCGTCAAGTTACGACTGTGACAGGTTTTGGTAAATTTACGGGTCCGAATACCCTTGTCGTCGAGGGTGAAGATGGTCAAACGACTATTACCTTTGATAATGCAATCATTGCAGCGGGCTCTCGCCCTGTTAAATTACCCTTTATTCCACATGATGACTCACGTGTTTGGGACTCAACAGATGCACTTGAACTACGTTGTGTACCAAAACGCTTACTTGTTTTAGGTGGCGGTATTATCGGCCTTGAAATGGGAACAGTATATAAATCATTAGGATCTGATGTTGATGTTGTTGAGTTTGCAGATCAATTAGTACCTGCTGCGGATAAAGATATCGTGCAGATTTATACTAAGAAAGTTAAAAATAAATTCAATATTATGTTAGAAACGAAAGTAACGGCTGTTGAAGCGAAAGAAGATGCTTTATATGTTTCTTTTGAAGGCAAAAATGCACCTGCTGAAGCAAAAGCTTATGATGCGGTATTGGTTGCAGTTGGCCGCGTTCCAAACGGTTTATCGTTAGATGCTGAAAAAGCGGGGATCACGGTTACTGATCGCGGCTTTATTGAAGTTGATAAACAAATGCTGACTAATGTTGCACATATTCATGCCATTGGCGATGTTGTGGGTCAACCTATGCTTGCGCATAAAGGTGTGCATGAAGGTCATGTTGCAGCTGAAGTTATTTCAGGTAAAAAACATTACTTTGATCCTAAAACAATTCCTTCTATTGCTTACACTGAGCCTGAAATGGCGTGGGTTGGTTTAACAGAAAGAGAAGCAAAAGAGCAAGGCATCAACTATGAGAAATCTGTGTTCCCTTGGGCTGCATCGGGTCGCGCTATCGCATCTGATTGCGCTGATGGTATGACTAAACTTATCTTTAATAAAGATACGCATCGTATTATTGGTGGCGCGATTGTTGGTACTAATGCTGGGGAGTTATTAGGTGAAATTGGTCTTGCTATCGAAATGGGTTGTGATGCTGAAGATATCGCATTAACTATTCATGCGCATCCAACATTACATGAATCAGTTGGCCTAGCTGCTGAAATTTATGAAGGCTCTATTACTGATTTACCAAATGCAAAAGCGGTAAAGCGTAAGAAATAA
- a CDS encoding pseudouridine synthase, protein MARRSSLKRPQYARNEKKTITSATRKIILFNKPFDVLCQFTDDAEQGQRRTLADYIEEKEVYAAGRLDRDSEGLLLLTNDGKLQAQITQPNKKTDKTYWVQVEGAPTDADLDKLRQGVILKDGLTLPAKIEFLKDAKIWPRVPPIRQRENIPTTWLSITICEGRNRQVRRMTANIGFPTLRLIRYSIGQWNIEGIDNGHYKKA, encoded by the coding sequence ATGGCACGAAGATCTTCTTTAAAACGCCCTCAGTATGCCCGTAATGAAAAAAAGACGATAACGAGCGCCACACGTAAAATCATTTTATTTAATAAACCCTTTGATGTTTTGTGCCAGTTCACCGATGACGCAGAGCAAGGCCAACGACGTACTTTAGCCGATTATATCGAGGAAAAAGAAGTCTATGCAGCAGGGCGTCTTGATAGAGACAGTGAAGGACTACTACTGCTAACTAATGATGGAAAATTACAAGCTCAAATAACGCAGCCAAACAAAAAAACAGATAAAACATACTGGGTACAAGTCGAAGGCGCACCAACGGATGCCGATCTTGATAAACTTCGCCAAGGCGTCATTCTTAAAGATGGCTTAACCTTGCCCGCTAAAATTGAATTTTTAAAAGACGCGAAAATTTGGCCCCGTGTGCCCCCTATACGTCAACGTGAAAACATTCCCACCACTTGGCTAAGCATTACCATTTGTGAAGGACGTAATCGCCAAGTAAGACGTATGACCGCTAACATAGGCTTTCCTACGCTACGACTCATTCGTTACTCTATTGGCCAATGGAACATCGAGGGGATTGATAACGGCCATTATAAAAAAGCCTAA
- a CDS encoding NADP-dependent isocitrate dehydrogenase, with amino-acid sequence MTDKSVKIIYTLTDEAPALATYSLLPIVNAFTNVADIVVETRDISLATRILSQFSHYLSTKQQRPDALAELGVLVKDASANIIKLPNVSASIPQLKTAIKELQAHGYALPDYPETQSSDEERDIAARYAQVLGSAVNPVLREGNSDRRVADAVKQYAKDNPHRMGAWSRESKSHVANMQQDDFYGSEQSHLLGQDDDVKIEFVNNTGEITVLKASTPVLKDELIDASVMSVTALRSFFEMQMQDAKENNIMLSLHLKATMMKVSDPIMFGHAVSVYFKDVFAKHAQTFKEIGVDERNGLGDVYAKIATLECALKEQIEADIKAVYATRPSLAMVDSDNGITNLHSPSDVIIDASMPAMLRSSGKMWNDQGQLEDTKALIPDRCYAGIYAASIDFCREHGAFDPRTMGNVSNVGLMAQKAEEYGSHDKTFAMQGAGKVRVVNNAGKVLMEHSVDKGDIWRMCQAKDLPIRDWVRLAVSRAKTTGQVTVFWLDEARAHDRNLIVKVQAYLKDHNTQGLDIRIMAPNVAIKFTLARVLAGENTISVTGNVLRDYLTDLFPILELGTSAKMLSIVPLLSGGGLFETGAGGSAPKHVQQFVQENHLRWDSLGEFLALAVSLEDVAQKTKSAQAKVLADCLHIANSQFLKEDKSPSRKVGEIDNRGSHFYLAMYWAQALAAQSQDSVLQSRFAPLAEKLAMHEQTIIQTFNEVQGVAADLGGYFDMDPLKVSALMRPSQIFNDAISSI; translated from the coding sequence ATGACCGATAAATCAGTAAAAATTATTTATACACTCACCGATGAAGCCCCGGCATTAGCGACCTATTCTCTTTTACCTATTGTTAATGCTTTTACCAATGTGGCAGATATTGTCGTTGAAACGCGAGATATTTCATTAGCAACGCGTATTTTGTCACAATTCTCTCACTATTTATCGACCAAGCAGCAACGCCCTGATGCATTAGCCGAATTAGGCGTTTTGGTTAAAGATGCCAGCGCTAATATTATTAAGCTGCCCAATGTCAGTGCCTCCATTCCACAATTAAAAACTGCCATCAAAGAATTACAAGCACATGGTTATGCTTTACCCGATTATCCAGAAACGCAAAGTTCGGATGAAGAGCGTGATATTGCTGCGCGTTATGCGCAAGTGCTCGGCAGTGCGGTTAATCCTGTATTACGTGAAGGTAATTCAGATAGACGTGTTGCAGATGCGGTTAAACAATACGCAAAAGACAATCCACATCGCATGGGGGCGTGGTCGAGAGAGTCAAAATCACATGTTGCCAATATGCAACAGGATGATTTTTATGGCAGTGAACAATCCCACCTTTTAGGCCAAGATGATGATGTAAAAATTGAATTTGTAAATAATACGGGTGAAATTACGGTATTAAAGGCATCAACACCCGTTTTAAAAGATGAATTGATCGATGCCTCTGTCATGAGTGTCACGGCGCTACGCAGCTTCTTTGAAATGCAAATGCAAGATGCTAAAGAGAATAACATCATGCTTTCATTGCACCTTAAAGCGACCATGATGAAAGTATCAGATCCTATTATGTTTGGTCATGCGGTGTCTGTTTATTTTAAAGATGTGTTTGCTAAACATGCACAAACGTTCAAAGAAATCGGCGTTGACGAACGTAATGGTTTAGGTGATGTTTATGCTAAAATCGCCACCTTAGAGTGTGCACTTAAAGAACAAATTGAAGCGGATATTAAAGCTGTTTATGCAACGCGTCCAAGCCTTGCGATGGTAGACTCGGATAATGGTATTACTAATTTACACTCACCGAGTGATGTGATCATTGATGCCTCGATGCCGGCTATGTTACGCAGTAGTGGGAAAATGTGGAATGATCAAGGGCAACTTGAAGATACCAAAGCACTTATTCCTGATCGTTGTTATGCCGGTATTTATGCCGCCAGTATTGATTTTTGCCGTGAACATGGCGCCTTTGATCCTCGCACTATGGGTAATGTCTCTAATGTTGGCTTAATGGCGCAAAAGGCCGAAGAGTATGGCTCTCATGATAAAACCTTTGCAATGCAAGGCGCCGGTAAAGTGCGCGTTGTGAATAATGCGGGTAAGGTGTTAATGGAGCATAGCGTTGACAAAGGTGATATCTGGCGTATGTGTCAGGCAAAAGATTTACCTATTCGTGATTGGGTACGTCTCGCGGTTAGTCGTGCTAAAACAACCGGGCAAGTGACTGTTTTTTGGCTCGATGAAGCGCGTGCTCATGATCGAAACTTGATTGTTAAAGTGCAGGCTTATTTAAAGGATCATAATACGCAAGGGTTAGATATTCGTATTATGGCGCCAAATGTCGCGATTAAATTTACTTTAGCGCGTGTCCTTGCGGGTGAAAATACCATTTCGGTAACGGGTAATGTGTTGCGTGATTATTTAACCGATCTTTTCCCTATTTTAGAGCTTGGCACCAGTGCAAAAATGCTTTCTATCGTGCCTTTACTTAGCGGTGGTGGGTTGTTTGAAACGGGCGCCGGAGGCTCTGCGCCAAAACATGTACAACAATTTGTGCAAGAGAACCACTTACGTTGGGACTCGTTAGGAGAATTTTTAGCGTTAGCCGTCTCCTTAGAAGATGTCGCTCAAAAAACCAAAAGTGCACAAGCGAAAGTATTAGCAGATTGCTTGCATATTGCCAATAGCCAGTTCCTAAAAGAAGATAAATCGCCTTCTCGCAAAGTCGGCGAGATTGATAATCGTGGTAGTCACTTTTATCTTGCGATGTATTGGGCGCAGGCATTGGCAGCGCAAAGCCAAGATAGTGTATTGCAATCGCGATTTGCACCCTTAGCGGAAAAGTTAGCGATGCACGAGCAAACGATTATACAAACGTTTAATGAGGTACAAGGTGTTGCTGCTGATTTAGGTGGGTATTTTGATATGGACCCTCTTAAAGTGAGTGCGTTGATGCGCCCAAGCCAAATTTTTAATGATGCCATTTCTTCAATTTAG
- the gltB gene encoding glutamate synthase large subunit: MTKKEQTAQGLYVPEMEHDACGIGFVAHLKNKKSHLIITQALEMLARMEHRGGQGCDPCSGDGAGILLQKPHEFLVTEALKNGLKLPKADQYGVGSILFPQNADQRSQCRDILARTAERLQLEVIGYRVLPTDNSMIGADPLSSEPQFEHMFVTGGENMAPAELERKLFILRNYSTRICLESVSGIEDNFYINTFSYKTLVYKGQLTTEQVPQYFLDLQNPSMVTALALVHSRFSTNTFPRWRLAQPFRYIAHNGEINTVRGNINWMKAREALLEAKFFSATELEMLMPICTDGMSDSASFDMALELLVLSGRSLPHALMMMIPEAWQENKEMDSDRRAFYQYHANLMEPWDGPASVCFTDGVQVGATLDRNGLRPSRYCVTNDDFLIMASETGVVDIAPENIKLRGRLQPGRIFVADLEQGRIISDDEIKSGVAEQQPYAKWLTDNLVTLETQPAPLEVNIQPNDGQLLRRLQAFGVSSEEVSDIILPMFKDAKEPLGAMGADWPLAIFSHHSQHLSHYFKQLFAQVTNPPIDPIRERMVMSLTTYLGKDQNLLAETPLHCHKLELSSPLLSNSQLQKISALDDKHLQAKTLETLFLATGETGNLEKALARICRYAEDAVHDGYSIIILSDRNATSDHAAIPAMLVTGAVHHYLIKRGLRALCDIVVETGDVRETHHFATVIGYGASAINPYLIEEMIVDLQSKNRLAKDKTVADIFAFYKLAIDAGLLKIFSKMGISTIQSYQGAQIFEALGISKSVVNAYFTGTVTRIEGLSIDDIGSEILVRHRFAYPLREVPMQRLDVGGVYQWKQRGEKHLFNPETISLLQQSTRNKDYAQFKKYAEVVDAQGDDAATLRSQFEFVVSENGPIDIDKVESAQQILKRFATGAMSFGSISHEAHSTLAIAMNRIGAKSNSGEGGEDPQRFFVKDNGDWERSAIKQVASGRFGVTSYYLTNAAEIQIKMAQGAKPGEGGQLPGHKVDDWIGRTRHSTPGVGLISPPPHHDIYSIEDLAQLIFDLKNANRHGRVNVKLVSEAGVGTIATGVCKAKADVVLIAGFDGGTGASPLSSIRHAGLPWELGLAETHQTLMKNGLRNRIVVQADGQMKTPRDLTIATLLGAEEWGVATAALIVEGCIMMRKCHLNTCPVGIATQNKTLRERFDGRVEDVVTLFQYLVQGMRENMAALGYATITEMVGQTQSLKVRDNIKHWKYKNINLNTLLFKEVIAKNDGRFNQTQQAHHLENVLDRQLIKLAQPALLRGEAVSAEMSIINTDRSCGTMLSNEISKVYRDKGLPLAMQVKFRGSAGQSFGCFLAKGVEFTVEGDANDYWGKGLSGGKIVVFPDRNSNLIAKDNIIVGNVCFYGATSGESYINGMAGERFCVRNSGAEVVVEGIGDHGCEYMTGGLMINIGRTGRNFAAGMSGGVAYVYNKDGAFARSCNKELVDLDPLDAEDKALLISKISKHFELTQSKLAAEFLSNVEVSLAQMIKVMPRDYKAALLSRSKGDA; this comes from the coding sequence ATGACGAAGAAAGAGCAAACGGCTCAGGGACTTTATGTACCAGAAATGGAACATGATGCTTGTGGTATCGGCTTTGTTGCCCACCTGAAAAATAAAAAATCACATTTAATCATTACTCAAGCTCTTGAGATGCTTGCGCGTATGGAACATCGTGGTGGTCAAGGTTGCGATCCCTGTAGTGGTGATGGCGCTGGAATTTTATTACAAAAACCGCATGAGTTTTTAGTGACCGAGGCATTAAAAAATGGCCTGAAGTTACCAAAGGCAGATCAATATGGGGTGGGATCAATTCTTTTTCCTCAAAATGCAGATCAGCGCAGTCAATGTCGAGATATTTTAGCGCGCACCGCAGAGCGTTTGCAGCTTGAAGTCATAGGTTATCGGGTATTACCAACAGATAACTCGATGATCGGGGCAGATCCTCTGAGCAGTGAGCCTCAGTTTGAACATATGTTCGTCACCGGTGGCGAAAACATGGCGCCGGCAGAATTAGAGCGTAAGTTATTTATTTTACGTAATTATTCGACCCGGATCTGTTTAGAGTCAGTGTCTGGTATTGAAGATAATTTTTATATTAATACCTTCTCTTATAAAACACTTGTATATAAAGGCCAGCTCACCACAGAGCAGGTTCCTCAGTACTTCTTAGATCTACAAAATCCGAGTATGGTCACCGCACTTGCTTTAGTGCATTCGCGTTTTTCAACCAATACTTTTCCGCGTTGGCGCTTAGCACAACCTTTTCGTTATATTGCGCATAACGGTGAAATAAATACCGTTCGTGGCAATATTAACTGGATGAAGGCGCGTGAAGCCTTATTAGAAGCTAAATTCTTTAGTGCCACTGAACTTGAAATGTTAATGCCTATCTGCACGGATGGCATGTCAGATTCTGCAAGTTTTGATATGGCATTGGAATTGTTAGTGTTATCTGGGCGTAGTTTACCACATGCGTTAATGATGATGATCCCTGAAGCATGGCAAGAAAATAAAGAGATGGATAGCGACCGTCGCGCTTTTTATCAATATCATGCGAATTTAATGGAGCCTTGGGATGGGCCCGCTTCAGTTTGTTTCACCGATGGCGTGCAAGTTGGCGCAACACTTGATCGTAATGGTTTACGTCCTTCTCGCTATTGTGTCACCAACGATGACTTCTTGATAATGGCATCCGAAACGGGTGTGGTGGATATTGCACCTGAAAATATTAAATTACGTGGTCGTTTACAACCGGGTCGTATTTTTGTTGCTGATTTAGAGCAAGGCCGTATTATTTCTGATGATGAAATTAAATCGGGCGTCGCAGAGCAGCAACCTTATGCGAAGTGGTTAACGGATAATTTAGTCACATTAGAGACGCAACCAGCACCTTTAGAGGTAAATATACAACCTAATGATGGACAATTGTTGCGCAGGCTACAAGCGTTCGGCGTTAGCTCTGAAGAAGTCAGTGATATTATTTTACCGATGTTTAAAGATGCGAAAGAGCCTCTAGGTGCGATGGGAGCTGATTGGCCTTTGGCTATTTTCTCTCACCACTCACAACATTTATCTCATTATTTCAAGCAACTTTTTGCCCAAGTGACTAATCCGCCTATCGATCCTATTCGTGAGCGCATGGTTATGTCATTAACGACTTACCTCGGAAAAGACCAAAACTTATTGGCCGAAACACCATTGCATTGTCATAAACTTGAATTGAGCTCTCCTCTTTTAAGTAATTCTCAGTTACAAAAAATCAGTGCGTTAGATGATAAACATCTGCAAGCTAAAACCCTCGAGACCCTCTTTTTAGCAACGGGTGAAACGGGGAATTTAGAAAAAGCATTAGCGCGTATATGTCGTTATGCAGAAGATGCCGTGCATGATGGCTATTCTATTATTATTTTATCCGATCGCAATGCGACCTCGGATCACGCTGCCATTCCCGCGATGTTAGTGACGGGTGCTGTGCACCATTATTTAATTAAGCGTGGCCTGCGCGCATTATGTGACATTGTTGTTGAAACGGGTGATGTACGTGAAACGCACCACTTTGCAACCGTGATAGGCTATGGCGCCTCAGCTATCAACCCTTATTTAATTGAAGAGATGATAGTTGATTTACAGTCTAAAAATCGATTAGCTAAAGATAAAACAGTGGCCGATATCTTTGCTTTTTATAAGCTTGCAATTGATGCTGGACTCTTAAAAATATTCTCAAAAATGGGCATTTCGACTATTCAGTCTTATCAAGGTGCACAAATATTTGAAGCCTTAGGCATTAGTAAAAGTGTGGTTAATGCGTACTTTACCGGTACGGTTACCCGCATCGAAGGTTTAAGTATTGATGATATTGGCAGTGAAATATTAGTGCGTCATCGTTTTGCTTACCCACTGCGTGAAGTGCCAATGCAACGTTTAGATGTGGGCGGTGTTTACCAATGGAAACAACGTGGTGAAAAACATCTCTTTAATCCAGAAACTATTTCTTTATTACAACAATCAACACGTAATAAAGATTATGCTCAATTTAAAAAATATGCTGAAGTCGTTGATGCACAAGGTGATGACGCGGCGACGCTGCGCAGTCAATTTGAGTTTGTGGTTAGCGAAAATGGCCCGATAGATATCGATAAAGTGGAATCGGCGCAGCAAATATTGAAACGTTTTGCGACAGGCGCAATGAGCTTTGGCTCTATTTCTCATGAAGCACATTCGACGCTGGCAATTGCGATGAACCGCATTGGTGCTAAGTCAAACTCGGGTGAAGGCGGTGAAGATCCACAACGCTTTTTCGTCAAAGACAACGGCGACTGGGAGCGCTCTGCGATAAAACAAGTCGCATCAGGGCGTTTTGGTGTTACCTCATACTATTTAACCAATGCAGCCGAGATCCAAATTAAAATGGCACAAGGTGCGAAGCCCGGTGAAGGTGGGCAGTTACCCGGTCATAAAGTCGATGACTGGATTGGTCGTACACGTCATTCAACCCCGGGTGTTGGTCTTATTTCTCCGCCACCTCATCATGACATTTACTCCATTGAAGATCTGGCGCAATTGATTTTCGATTTGAAAAATGCCAACCGTCACGGCAGGGTTAATGTAAAACTCGTATCAGAAGCGGGCGTCGGCACCATTGCAACCGGTGTTTGTAAGGCTAAAGCAGATGTTGTGCTTATTGCTGGGTTTGATGGCGGCACGGGAGCCTCTCCCTTGTCATCTATTCGCCATGCCGGATTACCTTGGGAACTCGGTCTTGCAGAAACGCATCAAACCTTAATGAAAAATGGTTTGCGTAACCGTATCGTTGTACAAGCGGACGGGCAGATGAAAACACCTCGTGATTTAACCATTGCCACGTTACTTGGCGCGGAAGAATGGGGCGTTGCAACGGCAGCTTTAATTGTTGAAGGTTGCATTATGATGCGTAAGTGTCACTTAAACACTTGTCCTGTTGGTATTGCGACGCAAAACAAAACGCTGCGTGAACGTTTTGATGGGCGTGTTGAAGATGTGGTGACGTTATTTCAATATCTGGTGCAAGGTATGCGTGAAAACATGGCCGCATTAGGTTATGCCACTATCACTGAGATGGTAGGGCAAACACAAAGCTTAAAAGTACGTGACAATATTAAGCATTGGAAATATAAAAACATCAATTTAAATACCTTACTTTTTAAAGAAGTCATAGCAAAAAATGATGGACGTTTTAATCAAACGCAGCAAGCACATCATTTAGAAAATGTATTAGATCGTCAATTGATAAAATTAGCACAACCGGCACTATTACGTGGTGAAGCGGTGAGTGCTGAGATGAGCATTATTAATACCGATCGCAGTTGTGGCACCATGCTCTCTAATGAAATATCTAAGGTTTACCGTGATAAAGGCCTGCCGCTCGCAATGCAAGTTAAATTCAGAGGCTCAGCAGGACAATCGTTTGGTTGTTTCCTTGCTAAAGGCGTTGAATTTACCGTAGAAGGTGATGCCAATGATTATTGGGGTAAGGGACTCTCTGGCGGGAAAATAGTTGTTTTCCCTGATCGTAATTCAAACCTGATTGCTAAAGATAATATTATCGTGGGCAATGTATGTTTTTATGGTGCAACCTCGGGTGAGTCATATATTAATGGTATGGCGGGAGAGCGTTTTTGTGTACGTAACTCGGGCGCTGAAGTCGTTGTGGAAGGTATTGGCGATCACGGTTGTGAATATATGACCGGTGGTTTAATGATCAATATCGGACGTACTGGGCGTAACTTTGCAGCCGGTATGAGTGGGGGCGTTGCTTATGTCTATAATAAGGATGGCGCTTTTGCTCGCAGTTGTAATAAAGAGTTAGTGGATTTAGATCCCTTAGATGCAGAAGATAAAGCTTTGCTTATCTCTAAAATCAGTAAACATTTTGAATTGACTCAGTCGAAACTTGCCGCTGAATTTCTTAGCAATGTTGAGGTGAGTCTTGCGCAAATGATCAAAGTAATGCCGCGTGATTATAAAGCTGCATTACTTTCGCGTAGCAAAGGAGATGCATAA
- a CDS encoding glutamate synthase subunit beta, with the protein MGKATGFLELGRELPGKLSVTERLKNNKEFVKMDEFSDKISSQASRCMDCGVPFCHNGCPIGNIIPEFNDAVYRDSWEEAWHILSSTNNFPEFTGRVCPAPCETSCVLGINQDPITICNIEKTIVETAYREGYVKPKIPTARTGKSIAIIGSGPAGLAAAEQLNSAGHFVTVYERDEKVGGLLRFGIPDFKLGSDIIDRKVSVLEAAGIKMVVNAHIGVTMDASELRTKHDVVLLTGGSTVPRDLPIPGRDLKGVHFAMEFLGQNNRRANAMDLKTPEIHAQDDHVLVIGGGDTGSDCVGTSNRHGAASILQIEIMPIPPEKRNENMPWPSYPMILKTTTSHEEGVDRKWSILTKAFKGDENGYVKELIIADIEWQSAAPGERPNFKEVPGTERSVPCTKAFLAMGFLHPEPTGVLAQLDIALDDRGNVKTTDFQTSQMGVFAAGDMRTGQSLIVRCINEGRECARAIDIYLMGNSNLECISSSLMQS; encoded by the coding sequence ATGGGTAAAGCGACAGGATTTTTAGAATTAGGCCGTGAGTTACCCGGTAAGCTAAGTGTTACTGAGCGTCTTAAAAATAATAAAGAATTCGTTAAAATGGACGAGTTTAGCGATAAAATCAGCTCTCAAGCTTCACGTTGTATGGATTGTGGTGTGCCGTTTTGTCATAACGGTTGCCCGATTGGTAATATTATTCCTGAGTTTAACGATGCGGTGTATCGAGATAGTTGGGAAGAAGCTTGGCATATTTTAAGTTCAACGAATAACTTCCCCGAGTTTACTGGGCGAGTTTGTCCTGCGCCTTGTGAAACCTCGTGCGTATTGGGGATCAATCAAGATCCTATCACCATTTGTAATATCGAAAAAACGATTGTCGAAACGGCTTATCGAGAAGGCTATGTGAAGCCTAAAATACCGACAGCACGTACGGGTAAAAGTATTGCAATTATAGGCTCTGGCCCTGCTGGACTTGCTGCCGCTGAGCAACTCAATAGTGCGGGTCATTTTGTGACGGTTTATGAGCGCGACGAAAAAGTGGGGGGCTTACTGCGTTTTGGTATTCCTGACTTTAAATTGGGATCAGATATTATTGATCGTAAAGTTTCGGTGCTTGAAGCCGCGGGTATTAAAATGGTCGTTAATGCACATATTGGCGTGACGATGGATGCGAGCGAGCTACGCACAAAACATGACGTCGTGCTTTTGACGGGAGGCTCAACAGTGCCTCGCGACTTACCTATTCCAGGGCGTGATCTTAAAGGTGTACATTTTGCGATGGAGTTTTTGGGGCAAAATAATCGCCGCGCTAATGCGATGGATTTAAAAACGCCAGAAATTCATGCTCAAGATGATCACGTGCTTGTGATTGGTGGTGGTGATACGGGATCAGATTGTGTCGGCACTTCAAATCGTCATGGTGCTGCATCGATATTACAAATTGAAATCATGCCTATTCCACCTGAAAAACGTAATGAGAATATGCCTTGGCCGTCATATCCGATGATTTTAAAAACCACGACATCGCATGAAGAAGGGGTTGATCGTAAATGGTCTATCTTAACTAAAGCCTTTAAAGGTGATGAAAATGGATACGTTAAAGAGCTTATCATTGCCGATATTGAGTGGCAAAGTGCAGCCCCTGGTGAGCGCCCTAACTTTAAGGAAGTACCGGGAACTGAGCGTAGCGTCCCTTGTACTAAAGCCTTTTTAGCGATGGGATTTTTACACCCTGAGCCAACGGGCGTTCTCGCACAATTAGATATTGCGCTTGATGATCGTGGTAATGTTAAAACCACCGATTTTCAAACGAGTCAAATGGGCGTTTTTGCGGCTGGCGACATGCGCACCGGGCAATCATTGATAGTGCGTTGTATTAATGAAGGCCGAGAGTGTGCTCGGGCGATTGATATTTATCTGATGGGTAATTCAAATTTAGAATGCATCTCAAGTTCATTAATGCAATCTTAA
- the queC gene encoding 7-cyano-7-deazaguanine synthase QueC translates to MKKKVVVIYSGGMDSYTVLHKALEEGLVPFALTFDYGQRHIKEISVARDVCLSLNVDHKIIDISSINELIGGSSLTDSSIEVSSGEYENNNMINTVVPNRNMILLSMAIGYAVSIGAEKVYYGAHSGDHEIYPDCRPIFVEKMNAVAEVANYEKVSIYSPYLNSDKIGILKDGLRMGLDYSKTWTCYNGREKSCGVCASCIERLEAFSKNDLSDPLDYEKI, encoded by the coding sequence ATGAAAAAAAAAGTTGTTGTGATCTACTCCGGAGGTATGGATTCTTATACCGTACTACATAAAGCGCTTGAAGAAGGGTTAGTGCCTTTTGCTTTAACGTTTGATTATGGGCAGCGTCATATTAAAGAAATTTCGGTAGCCAGAGATGTGTGCTTAAGCCTTAATGTTGATCATAAAATTATTGATATCTCATCCATTAATGAGCTTATTGGCGGGTCATCTTTAACCGATAGTAGCATTGAGGTCAGTAGCGGTGAGTATGAAAATAATAATATGATCAACACCGTTGTCCCTAATCGTAATATGATCTTGCTATCGATGGCAATTGGCTATGCCGTGTCTATTGGCGCTGAAAAAGTATATTACGGGGCGCACTCGGGCGATCATGAAATTTACCCAGATTGCAGACCTATTTTTGTAGAAAAAATGAATGCGGTGGCAGAAGTTGCCAATTATGAAAAAGTCAGTATTTATTCACCCTATTTAAACAGTGATAAAATAGGCATTTTAAAAGATGGTTTGCGCATGGGACTCGATTATAGCAAAACATGGACTTGCTATAATGGTCGTGAGAAATCGTGTGGCGTTTGTGCGAGTTGTATCGAACGTTTAGAGGCTTTTTCGAAAAATGATCTAAGCGATCCTCTCGATTATGAAAAAATATAA